In one Butyrivibrio proteoclasticus B316 genomic region, the following are encoded:
- a CDS encoding toxic anion resistance protein: MGDELNFDAAPAAPSLSFGAEAATAEAPAQEAVQAEPEKAKDNGNLAMEAQLSAEELKQVDDFSKQIDISNTTGIMNYGVGTQKKLADFSEKAIDNVRTKDMGQVGDMITDLVTQLKSFDIAEDEKGLKALFKRGANKIEGMKAKYNKVETNVETISNELERHQVTLMKDVELLDRMYDLNLNYYKELTMYILAGKKRLEQERSTTLVELQKKAEESGLPEDAEKAKDFANKCDRFEKKIYDLELTRTIAMQTGPQIRMVQSSDTVMAEKIQSTIVNTIPLWKNQMVIAIGIEHSTQAAQAEREVNDMTNKLLKANADALKVATIESAKEAERGIVDIETLKHTNESLITTLDEVLKIQTEGKAKRREAEAELSQIENQLKDKLLQAAKQ; this comes from the coding sequence ATGGGAGATGAGTTAAACTTTGATGCAGCACCAGCTGCACCTTCACTTTCTTTTGGGGCAGAGGCAGCTACAGCAGAGGCACCTGCACAGGAAGCAGTTCAGGCAGAGCCTGAGAAAGCCAAGGACAACGGCAACCTTGCAATGGAAGCGCAGTTATCAGCTGAGGAACTTAAACAGGTTGATGATTTCAGCAAGCAGATTGATATCAGCAACACAACAGGTATCATGAACTATGGTGTTGGTACACAGAAGAAGCTTGCAGATTTCTCTGAGAAAGCTATAGATAATGTACGTACCAAGGATATGGGACAGGTTGGTGATATGATCACTGATCTCGTTACACAGCTCAAGAGCTTTGACATCGCTGAGGATGAGAAGGGACTTAAGGCTCTCTTCAAGAGAGGTGCCAACAAGATTGAGGGCATGAAGGCCAAGTACAACAAGGTTGAGACAAACGTTGAGACTATTTCTAATGAGCTTGAGAGACATCAGGTAACACTGATGAAGGACGTAGAGCTTCTCGACAGAATGTATGACCTCAACCTCAACTACTACAAGGAGCTTACAATGTACATCCTTGCAGGTAAGAAGAGACTTGAACAGGAGCGTAGTACTACACTTGTAGAACTTCAGAAGAAGGCTGAGGAATCAGGACTTCCTGAGGATGCCGAGAAGGCTAAGGATTTCGCAAACAAGTGCGACAGATTTGAGAAGAAGATCTATGACCTCGAGCTTACAAGAACTATTGCTATGCAGACCGGCCCACAGATCCGTATGGTACAGAGCTCAGACACAGTAATGGCTGAGAAGATTCAGTCAACTATCGTTAATACTATTCCTCTTTGGAAGAACCAGATGGTTATTGCTATCGGTATCGAACATTCAACACAGGCTGCTCAGGCAGAGAGAGAAGTTAACGATATGACTAATAAATTACTCAAGGCAAATGCAGATGCACTCAAGGTTGCAACTATCGAGAGCGCTAAAGAGGCAGAGAGAGGAATTGTTGATATCGAAACTCTCAAGCATACAAATGAGTCTCTTATCACAACTCTTGATGAGGTTCTCAAGATCCAGACAGAAGGTAAGGCTAAGCGTCGTGAGGCAGAAGCTGAGCTTTCACAGATCGAGAATCAGCTCAAGGATAAGCTTCTTCAGGCTGCTAAGCAGTAA
- a CDS encoding 5-bromo-4-chloroindolyl phosphate hydrolysis family protein, protein MDKNTQELLNAGNDILKSVTKAIDTNDYSKLAGEISRTVKSVSIERKTTYASGINQDRTVHIVRNNGANAVHTFPFLAKRISKYNGLVEGIIGTSLSFCFFWAFFGCLFSHLMPLIITMLAITIATGLWGFRGLKKFKLAKAMHKYGNILKNAEYFKVSDLAAAALESDEKVYKNLKDMVAMDYLPRGKFDATNSTFMITDAAYQLYLGAERDRMAREERDAQVEELTRSATPAKAPDKVQSILDEGREYIVFVRQINDVIPDTEEMSNKLYKLESLMNKIFEQVKKEPDTADDLHKLMNYYLPTTKKLLAAYVELDKQAVQGENVQQTKKEIDEVMDTINEAFEKLLDSLFQDMAWDISSDISVMKTMMAQDGLTDDGMQVSAAGGMMAQAQQGAVLEFDK, encoded by the coding sequence GTGGATAAGAATACGCAGGAACTTTTAAATGCGGGTAACGATATATTAAAGAGTGTGACTAAGGCCATAGATACCAATGATTACAGTAAGCTGGCCGGAGAGATCAGTAGAACAGTCAAGTCAGTCAGTATTGAGCGCAAGACGACTTATGCCAGTGGTATCAATCAGGACAGAACGGTACATATAGTCCGTAACAATGGCGCTAATGCTGTTCACACATTTCCATTTTTGGCCAAGAGGATCAGCAAATATAACGGACTGGTCGAGGGAATAATTGGAACATCACTTTCTTTTTGCTTTTTCTGGGCGTTTTTTGGATGTCTTTTTTCTCATCTGATGCCTTTGATAATAACGATGCTTGCAATTACGATTGCAACAGGTTTATGGGGATTCAGAGGTCTTAAGAAATTCAAACTGGCGAAGGCAATGCACAAATATGGTAATATTCTCAAGAATGCAGAATATTTTAAGGTAAGTGATCTTGCTGCTGCGGCTCTCGAATCTGATGAGAAAGTGTACAAGAATCTCAAGGATATGGTTGCTATGGACTATCTTCCAAGAGGTAAATTTGACGCTACGAACTCTACTTTTATGATAACAGATGCTGCATATCAGCTCTATCTTGGAGCAGAGCGCGACAGAATGGCTAGAGAGGAAAGAGATGCTCAGGTTGAGGAACTCACAAGGTCTGCTACTCCTGCCAAGGCGCCTGACAAGGTTCAGAGCATTTTGGATGAAGGAAGAGAGTATATTGTTTTTGTCAGACAGATAAATGATGTTATCCCTGACACAGAGGAAATGTCTAATAAGCTCTATAAACTCGAGAGCCTTATGAACAAGATTTTTGAGCAGGTTAAAAAAGAGCCTGATACAGCAGATGATCTTCATAAACTGATGAACTACTATCTGCCTACAACCAAGAAACTTCTTGCTGCTTATGTGGAACTTGATAAGCAGGCGGTTCAGGGTGAGAATGTTCAGCAGACCAAAAAAGAGATTGATGAAGTTATGGATACGATCAATGAAGCTTTTGAGAAGCTTCTTGACAGCCTTTTCCAGGATATGGCCTGGGATATCTCATCAGATATTTCAGTCATGAAGACAATGATGGCACAGGATGGACTTACAGATGACGGAATGCAGGTTTCAGCTGCAGGAGGGATGATGGCTCAGGCACAGCAGGGTGCAGTTCTTGAGTTTGATAAATAA